The following proteins are encoded in a genomic region of Planctomycetaceae bacterium:
- a CDS encoding DUF6605 domain-containing protein, translating into MRATPLIFSFVLFAAVTADSVVADQMPPAAPYVLGYANRLSCVAGEDIAFHLSATGDSVGIVINRVGKERTPVFENPNVACAAHPIPDRASSDGCQWPAALTLTIPPEWKSGYYEATLTLQGPDKPVQSTLFFVVRAAEPGKNTSILLQLSTNTYNAYTNWGGHSLYSYHDRDGLQGHRVSFDRPLSSQFGNWELPFVQWAETAGYELDYAVNSDLEFHPEILPHYKLVLSVGHDEYWSSPMRDNLEQYIAGGGNVAFFSGNTCCWQVRSEDNGRALTCWKQWYNVDPLYRRGDQRLLSTAWSHHLVERPENELTGVGFLWGGYHRSHGQFMDGPASFIVHRPDHWIFAGTELKQGDRFGGKDTIVGYECDGCEMKWENDLPFPTHSDGTPESFTILGTCPAKWEAGDCYWYDRFPKDRVGAAVLGTYTKGGTVVTTGTTDWSHGLKGEDASVVRITRNILDRLSKP; encoded by the coding sequence ATGCGAGCAACGCCCCTGATTTTCAGTTTCGTTCTTTTCGCGGCGGTCACCGCCGATTCTGTCGTTGCCGATCAGATGCCGCCCGCGGCCCCGTATGTGCTCGGCTATGCCAATCGGCTGAGCTGCGTTGCGGGTGAAGACATCGCGTTTCATCTTTCGGCGACGGGAGACTCCGTCGGAATTGTGATCAATCGCGTTGGCAAAGAACGGACACCTGTCTTCGAGAACCCGAACGTCGCCTGCGCAGCGCATCCGATTCCTGATCGAGCGTCATCGGACGGTTGCCAGTGGCCGGCCGCTCTGACTCTGACGATTCCACCGGAATGGAAGAGCGGCTACTACGAAGCCACGCTGACTCTGCAAGGACCGGACAAGCCCGTTCAAAGCACACTGTTCTTCGTCGTGAGAGCCGCGGAACCGGGAAAGAACACGTCCATCCTGCTGCAGCTTTCCACCAACACGTACAACGCCTATACAAACTGGGGCGGGCATAGTCTGTATTCCTATCACGACCGCGATGGTCTGCAGGGACACCGCGTTTCGTTCGACCGTCCGCTGAGTTCACAGTTTGGCAACTGGGAGCTGCCTTTCGTTCAATGGGCGGAAACGGCCGGCTACGAACTCGACTATGCCGTCAACAGCGACCTGGAATTTCATCCGGAAATCCTGCCGCACTACAAGCTGGTCCTCAGCGTCGGTCATGACGAATACTGGTCGTCTCCGATGCGAGACAACCTGGAACAATACATCGCCGGCGGCGGCAATGTCGCGTTCTTCAGCGGCAACACGTGTTGCTGGCAGGTGCGCAGCGAAGACAACGGCCGGGCTCTGACGTGCTGGAAACAGTGGTATAACGTGGACCCGCTTTACCGTCGCGGAGACCAGCGCCTGCTGAGCACCGCGTGGAGCCATCATCTGGTGGAACGGCCGGAAAACGAACTGACGGGCGTGGGTTTTCTGTGGGGCGGATATCATCGCAGCCACGGTCAGTTCATGGACGGTCCGGCTTCATTCATCGTGCATCGTCCGGATCACTGGATCTTTGCCGGCACCGAACTGAAGCAGGGCGACCGCTTCGGCGGAAAGGACACAATCGTCGGCTACGAATGCGATGGCTGCGAAATGAAATGGGAAAACGATCTGCCGTTTCCGACTCACAGCGACGGCACTCCCGAATCATTCACGATTCTGGGAACGTGCCCCGCGAAATGGGAAGCCGGCGACTGCTACTGGTATGACCGGTTTCCGAAAGACCGAGTCGGAGCCGCCGTGCTTGGCACATACACCAAAGGCGGCACCGTCGTGACCACCGGGACAACTGACTGGTCGCACGGACTGAAAGGAGAAGACGCCAGCGTCGTGCGAATCACTCGCAACATTCTGGACCGTCTGTCGAAGCCGTGA
- a CDS encoding GspE/PulE family protein → MSTAYKVPVDNSALAAEIQELLDVVEAGNVADMVLQRAFTHGATDVHLDPTASGMRIRFRVDGVLRDIIPIPKAKASTFVSRIKVLAGMDITDKRLPQDGHVTSQRLDGVPRDIRVGSSPTIYGERLVLRMMPDPGQLTSLQSLGLLDDQLRNVMHLLEAPYGLLLIVGPVGAGKTTTLYSLLKELNQPDRSVVTIEDPVERRIPGANQIQIEPKSGLTFVKALRGVLRQDPNVMCVGEIRDPETAQIACRAAMTGVLVLSTLHANDTASAVEVLRQFGLPSMAITDALRGVISQRLVRRICTDDREVQPVDDYVRDLMHLSHDGETPTIYRGIPTDNNFHTGYAGRIAVFETMPVTGGVRDAIRREKAAFEIRQVACDEGMLTLEDSARRQVLAGVTSVDELKRVIVDTRMGTE, encoded by the coding sequence ATGAGCACTGCCTACAAAGTTCCCGTTGACAACTCTGCGCTGGCGGCGGAAATCCAGGAACTGCTGGACGTCGTCGAAGCCGGTAACGTGGCCGACATGGTTCTGCAGCGAGCGTTCACACACGGCGCCACTGACGTCCATCTGGATCCGACCGCTTCCGGAATGCGGATTCGATTCCGCGTGGACGGTGTGCTGCGAGACATCATTCCGATTCCCAAGGCAAAGGCGTCGACGTTTGTGTCGCGCATCAAAGTTCTGGCCGGGATGGACATCACGGACAAGCGACTGCCTCAGGATGGTCATGTCACTTCGCAGCGACTGGACGGCGTTCCTCGCGACATTCGAGTCGGCAGCAGTCCGACGATTTACGGCGAACGGCTTGTGCTGCGAATGATGCCCGATCCGGGGCAACTCACGTCGCTGCAGTCGCTGGGGCTGCTTGACGATCAGCTTCGCAACGTGATGCATTTACTTGAAGCGCCGTATGGCCTGCTGCTGATTGTCGGACCTGTGGGAGCCGGCAAGACGACAACGCTTTATAGTCTGCTGAAGGAACTGAATCAGCCGGATCGCAGCGTCGTCACGATCGAAGATCCCGTGGAACGCCGGATTCCGGGAGCCAACCAGATTCAGATTGAACCGAAGTCCGGGCTGACGTTCGTCAAGGCTCTGCGCGGCGTTCTCCGACAGGATCCGAACGTCATGTGTGTCGGGGAAATCCGTGATCCGGAAACCGCACAGATTGCCTGCCGGGCGGCAATGACGGGGGTCCTGGTGCTGTCGACGCTGCATGCAAACGACACAGCTTCGGCCGTGGAAGTGCTGCGACAGTTCGGCCTGCCTTCGATGGCCATCACGGACGCGCTGCGGGGCGTGATTTCACAGCGGCTGGTCCGTCGCATCTGCACTGACGACCGCGAAGTGCAGCCGGTGGACGACTACGTCCGCGATCTGATGCACCTGTCGCACGACGGCGAAACTCCCACGATTTATCGCGGCATTCCGACGGACAACAACTTTCATACGGGCTACGCCGGCCGAATCGCCGTCTTCGAAACGATGCCGGTGACAGGCGGCGTGCGCGACGCGATTCGTCGCGAAAAAGCAGCCTTCGAAATTCGTCAGGTCGCCTGTGACGAAGGAATGCTGACACTGGAAGATTCCGCCCGGCGACAGGTGCTGGCAGGCGTCACGTCCGTCGACGAACTGAAACGAGTGATCGTCGACACGCGAATGGGAACGGAATAG
- a CDS encoding STAS domain-containing protein, which produces MNGLELEQNRGYCAVRFEPNLRDMSWGEVEKTTGDVVNRLKEIKASRLLIDLSRMEMIHSGLVAALVRIWKAIDARDSKVVVVSANEVVTEVIRSAGLLKLFSVFSTREDAAYELGVSPVAQMEQREHRVVAWAALPSALLAVTALGPLFLHSDVTVQWNAELIGAMLAGFACVTGILSLVTDRAWRRWLGLLAMIIGIGVLTTLWFRRFPLNPVAPEADTEATESDTKPADPTNAAPPASSGAPEASAPRDEPSSPPTPPTTSEDGASSSTSPVVPATSAPPPSKSSAPPNASAPPVSSGAPSSAPLPSTPPTAESSAPVPAPSVAAPPPPAPVGDPAP; this is translated from the coding sequence ATGAATGGTCTGGAACTGGAGCAGAATCGAGGCTACTGCGCCGTCAGATTCGAGCCGAACCTGCGAGACATGTCCTGGGGCGAGGTCGAAAAGACCACCGGCGACGTTGTCAATCGCCTGAAGGAAATCAAGGCGTCGCGACTGCTGATCGATCTTTCACGGATGGAAATGATCCACAGCGGTCTGGTCGCCGCGCTGGTTCGCATCTGGAAGGCCATCGATGCCCGGGACAGCAAGGTGGTTGTCGTCAGCGCGAACGAAGTTGTGACGGAGGTCATCCGTTCGGCCGGCCTGCTGAAGCTGTTCAGCGTTTTTTCCACACGGGAGGACGCAGCCTATGAGCTGGGCGTTTCTCCGGTGGCGCAGATGGAACAGCGCGAACACCGAGTCGTCGCGTGGGCGGCTCTGCCATCCGCGCTGCTGGCCGTCACGGCTCTGGGGCCACTGTTTCTGCACAGCGATGTCACCGTTCAATGGAACGCAGAATTGATTGGTGCCATGCTGGCCGGCTTCGCCTGTGTCACCGGGATCCTGTCTTTGGTGACAGATCGTGCCTGGCGCCGGTGGCTGGGACTGCTCGCGATGATCATTGGCATCGGCGTGCTGACGACGCTTTGGTTCCGGAGATTTCCTTTGAACCCCGTGGCCCCCGAAGCCGACACTGAAGCAACGGAAAGTGATACGAAGCCGGCCGACCCAACGAACGCAGCGCCACCTGCGTCGTCAGGAGCACCCGAAGCGTCCGCTCCGCGCGACGAGCCGTCATCGCCTCCGACACCTCCGACGACGTCCGAAGACGGGGCATCGTCGTCCACGTCGCCCGTGGTTCCGGCGACTTCCGCACCGCCGCCGTCGAAGTCCTCAGCGCCGCCGAACGCTTCGGCGCCGCCGGTGTCATCGGGCGCGCCGTCGTCGGCTCCGTTGCCTTCCACGCCTCCCACTGCGGAAAGTTCGGCTCCGGTACCTGCGCCGTCGGTCGCCGCTCCGCCGCCACCCGCGCCCGTTGGTGACCCGGCTCCGTGA
- a CDS encoding DUF1080 domain-containing protein codes for MSRTSLMIVAGLLFACGNAVAEDANSDWVNLFDGKDMNGWKASENKDSWKVVDGSLVCHGPRSHLFYVGDDKPFQNFEFECEVMTTPGSNAGIYIHTKYQEEGWPKAGHEVQVNITHSDPKKTGSLYGIVNVGAEDLEGLVKDNEWYKTSVRVEGKHITVKINDKTMVDYTEPADQKPFSAEFDRTLGKGTFALQAHDPDSKVMFRNLRVRRLP; via the coding sequence ATGTCACGAACTTCGTTGATGATTGTTGCCGGGCTGTTGTTCGCATGCGGAAATGCAGTCGCGGAGGATGCGAATTCCGATTGGGTGAACCTGTTCGATGGCAAGGACATGAATGGCTGGAAAGCCAGTGAGAACAAGGATTCATGGAAGGTCGTTGACGGAAGCCTGGTGTGCCACGGACCGCGAAGCCACCTGTTCTACGTCGGCGACGACAAGCCGTTCCAGAATTTTGAGTTCGAGTGCGAAGTCATGACGACTCCCGGCAGCAACGCCGGAATCTACATCCACACGAAGTATCAGGAGGAAGGCTGGCCGAAGGCGGGTCACGAGGTTCAGGTCAACATCACTCACAGCGATCCCAAAAAAACCGGCAGCCTGTACGGAATCGTCAACGTCGGTGCCGAAGATCTGGAAGGCCTGGTGAAGGACAACGAGTGGTATAAGACGTCCGTCAGAGTCGAAGGCAAGCACATCACTGTCAAAATCAACGACAAGACGATGGTCGACTACACGGAACCGGCGGACCAGAAACCGTTCTCCGCGGAATTCGACCGGACACTGGGCAAGGGCACGTTTGCTCTGCAGGCCCATGACCCGGACAGCAAAGTCATGTTCCGAAATCTTCGAGTGCGCCGTCTGCCGTAA